A part of Chloroflexota bacterium genomic DNA contains:
- a CDS encoding SHOCT domain-containing protein — MPLTIGVILAVIVAVVVYLVWNKEAGGVSQGLMAKKPAMSAEEIARRRYASGEITYEELQEILRHLEETRERGAA, encoded by the coding sequence GTGCCGTTGACCATTGGGGTGATTCTCGCGGTGATTGTCGCCGTGGTCGTTTATCTGGTTTGGAACAAAGAGGCTGGGGGTGTCTCGCAAGGGCTGATGGCGAAAAAACCGGCGATGTCGGCTGAAGAGATTGCCCGGCGGCGGTATGCCAGCGGCGAAATCACTTACGAAGAACTTCAGGAGATCTTGCGGCATCTGGAGGAGACGCGAGAGAGGGGGGCGGCATGA
- a CDS encoding SDR family NAD(P)-dependent oxidoreductase: protein MAAILSPPSNFLRMPMDLQNKVAVITGSTRGFGRALARALLARGATVVISGRQQETVDATVAQLTPQGTVAGIACDVSVEAQVHALAAATLSRFGRIDIWVNNAGITAPPGGVLDFPPATAEHIWRVNALGTLLGTQVAVAVMKRQPEGGTIVNLYGRGSNGRPGSPTGLYAASKAWITSFTRTLAQEYHHLPIRFIGFSPGMMTTDMLRVREVVGEQAAARLRNLPRVLAALATSPEVPAKALVRLLERNHKPFVEYRSLRGFRLLKGLVYMAWLNLRGAPTLPRDQLTIEPPYEPPLSR, encoded by the coding sequence ATGGCAGCAATCTTATCTCCACCCTCAAATTTTCTTCGCATGCCCATGGACCTCCAAAACAAAGTTGCCGTCATTACTGGCTCGACCCGTGGCTTTGGTCGTGCGTTGGCGCGAGCATTGTTAGCTCGCGGCGCGACGGTGGTGATTTCCGGCCGTCAACAAGAGACGGTCGATGCCACCGTTGCCCAACTCACCCCGCAAGGCACAGTAGCGGGCATAGCCTGTGACGTCAGCGTGGAGGCGCAAGTCCACGCCCTGGCAGCAGCGACCCTCTCGCGCTTCGGCCGCATTGATATCTGGGTCAACAACGCCGGCATTACCGCGCCGCCGGGCGGTGTGCTCGATTTCCCGCCAGCCACCGCCGAGCACATTTGGCGCGTCAACGCGCTGGGCACGTTGCTCGGCACACAAGTCGCGGTGGCGGTAATGAAGCGGCAGCCCGAAGGCGGCACCATCGTGAACCTGTATGGGCGCGGCAGCAACGGCCGCCCGGGCAGCCCTACCGGCCTCTACGCAGCCAGCAAAGCGTGGATTACCTCGTTCACCCGCACCCTCGCGCAGGAATACCACCACCTGCCCATCCGCTTTATTGGCTTTAGCCCGGGTATGATGACCACCGACATGCTGCGGGTACGCGAAGTGGTCGGCGAACAAGCCGCGGCGCGGCTGCGGAACCTGCCGCGCGTGCTGGCTGCCCTCGCCACGTCGCCCGAAGTGCCCGCGAAGGCCCTGGTACGCTTACTCGAGCGCAATCACAAGCCCTTTGTGGAATACCGCAGCCTGCGGGGCTTCCGCCTGCTGAAAGGGCTGGTTTACATGGCGTGGTTGAACCTGCGGGGCGCACCCACCCTCCCCCGCGACCAACTCACCATCGAGCCGCCTTACGAACCACCACTTTCCCGTTGA
- a CDS encoding SHOCT domain-containing protein: MMFFGFFFLIALVVIGVLAMPSRYHHHHMMHPMRTSYEVMPEEILRARYARGEISHEEFVRMMHDLHAS, from the coding sequence GTGATGTTCTTTGGTTTCTTCTTTCTGATTGCTCTGGTGGTGATTGGCGTGCTGGCAATGCCTTCCCGCTACCATCATCACCACATGATGCATCCCATGAGAACCTCGTATGAGGTCATGCCCGAAGAGATCTTGCGAGCGCGATACGCTCGCGGCGAGATTTCCCATGAAGAGTTCGTGCGAATGATGCACGACTTGCACGCCTCGTAG
- a CDS encoding SHOCT domain-containing protein yields MMGGCCGGLGWLGGWGWLGALLNLFLVLLFVGGVVWLIVWLVRRAGYGGRGVPTAPFQTPPPGSVDDPKVILKARYARGEITREQYLQMLNDLEGPEVPR; encoded by the coding sequence ATGATGGGTGGTTGCTGTGGAGGTTTGGGATGGTTAGGCGGCTGGGGCTGGCTTGGTGCCCTGCTGAATTTGTTCCTGGTGTTGCTGTTCGTCGGCGGCGTGGTCTGGCTGATCGTTTGGCTGGTACGCCGTGCGGGTTACGGCGGGCGTGGTGTGCCCACGGCGCCTTTCCAAACACCCCCGCCCGGGAGTGTGGACGACCCCAAGGTGATTCTCAAAGCCCGCTACGCGCGGGGCGAGATTACCCGTGAACAGTACCTGCAGATGTTGAACGATCTGGAAGGCCCGGAGGTGCCGCGGTGA
- a CDS encoding class II fumarate hydratase translates to MAQFRIAKDSLGEVQVPQEALYGAQTQRAVENFPISGLRMPREMIRALGIIKEAAAQVNAELGKLDPALAEAIREAAREVAVGRWDEHFPVDVFQTGSGTSTNMNANEVIANRAMQLLAARRASAHVHPNDHVNMGQSSNDVIPSAIHIAALLATHERLLPALEGLHAVVLEKAEALDEVVKTGRTHLMDALPIRMGQEFQGYAGQIERRVAGLKRSAAAFEEITLGGTAVGTGVNAPPGFGRRVAEAVAALTGQPFRETDNHFALQASQDAAVEFAGQLQATAAAMTKLANDLRWMNSGPLAGLGEIALPAVQPGSSIMPGKVNPVIPEAVVMVCAQVVGYTTAIAVAGQGGNFELNTMLPLVAYDLLESIRLLANAAEVLAEKAIRGLQPKPEKARRALARNPILVTALNPHIGYDRAAEIAKRAYREGRPVLEVALEMTDLSEEELRRLLDPRGMT, encoded by the coding sequence ATGGCGCAATTTCGTATAGCCAAAGATTCTTTGGGGGAGGTGCAGGTGCCCCAAGAGGCTCTTTATGGCGCCCAAACGCAGCGCGCGGTGGAAAATTTCCCCATCAGTGGGTTGCGAATGCCGCGTGAGATGATTCGCGCCCTGGGCATTATCAAAGAGGCTGCGGCTCAGGTCAACGCCGAACTGGGCAAACTCGACCCTGCCCTTGCCGAGGCCATTCGTGAGGCCGCGCGGGAAGTCGCCGTGGGCCGTTGGGATGAGCACTTTCCTGTGGACGTTTTCCAAACCGGCTCTGGCACTTCGACCAATATGAACGCCAACGAAGTCATTGCCAACCGGGCAATGCAACTGCTGGCGGCGCGGAGAGCGTCGGCGCACGTGCACCCCAATGACCACGTCAACATGGGGCAGTCTTCCAACGATGTCATTCCCTCGGCCATTCACATTGCGGCTTTGCTGGCGACGCACGAGCGCCTTTTGCCAGCGTTGGAAGGCCTGCATGCCGTGGTGCTGGAAAAAGCAGAGGCCCTTGACGAAGTGGTCAAAACGGGGCGCACCCACTTGATGGATGCCTTGCCCATTCGTATGGGACAGGAGTTCCAGGGCTATGCCGGGCAGATTGAGCGCCGCGTCGCAGGGCTCAAGCGGTCGGCTGCGGCGTTTGAGGAAATCACCTTGGGCGGCACTGCTGTGGGTACAGGCGTCAATGCCCCGCCGGGCTTTGGCCGGCGTGTGGCGGAAGCCGTTGCGGCTTTGACCGGCCAGCCTTTTCGGGAAACCGACAACCACTTTGCCCTTCAGGCTTCTCAAGACGCGGCGGTAGAATTTGCCGGCCAATTGCAGGCTACCGCGGCCGCTATGACAAAACTTGCCAACGACCTGCGCTGGATGAACTCGGGGCCTCTGGCCGGGTTGGGTGAAATTGCCCTCCCGGCTGTGCAGCCGGGCTCGTCGATCATGCCGGGGAAGGTCAATCCGGTCATTCCAGAGGCTGTGGTGATGGTGTGCGCGCAGGTGGTTGGCTATACTACGGCAATTGCCGTGGCCGGGCAGGGCGGCAATTTTGAACTCAATACCATGCTCCCTCTCGTTGCCTACGATTTGTTGGAATCTATTCGCTTGCTCGCCAACGCGGCCGAAGTGCTGGCTGAGAAGGCAATTCGAGGGCTGCAGCCTAAGCCGGAAAAGGCACGCCGGGCGCTGGCGCGTAATCCCATTCTGGTGACGGCCCTCAACCCGCACATTGGTTACGACCGCGCTGCGGAAATAGCCAAGCGCGCCTACCGTGAAGGCCGGCCGGTGCTGGAAGTGGCGTTGGAGATGACGGATTTATCCGAAGAGGAGCTTCGGCGCTTGCTGGACCCACGCGGCATGACGTAA
- a CDS encoding 1-phosphofructokinase family hexose kinase encodes MKVATLTLNPCLDVSYEFPTLVPDQKVRADHTRFDPGGNGINVGRALKRLEVRATNFALLAGEIGLLVQRLVRHELDDFRVVNIPGETRINCTILEKSPRTQYELDGIGPEVPPEALEEIKRQFVEASAGGFGVVTGSLPAGVPPTVYRDLVRMLHKVEARPVVDTKGEMLAEALEARPFLVKPNRYELEMFCGRKLLTLDDVLQEAVKMQARSTYVCVSLGEEGALLVGPEGAYHATAPRVRVRSTVGAGDSLVGGLVAGLTRRLPLEGVLRLAVSCGSGTAAHPGTALFAPEELDGLMAQVKVRRLA; translated from the coding sequence GTGAAAGTTGCTACGCTTACACTTAACCCTTGTCTGGATGTCAGTTACGAATTCCCCACCCTCGTTCCCGACCAGAAGGTCCGGGCCGACCATACGCGCTTTGACCCCGGCGGCAATGGCATCAATGTGGGGCGGGCGCTGAAACGGCTGGAAGTGCGGGCTACCAATTTTGCCCTCCTGGCAGGCGAAATTGGCTTGTTGGTCCAGCGGTTGGTTCGCCATGAACTGGATGACTTCCGCGTCGTGAACATTCCCGGCGAAACCCGCATCAATTGCACTATTTTGGAAAAGTCGCCGCGCACCCAGTATGAGCTCGACGGTATTGGCCCGGAGGTGCCGCCAGAGGCGCTGGAGGAGATCAAGCGCCAGTTTGTAGAAGCCTCGGCCGGTGGGTTTGGCGTGGTGACGGGTTCGTTGCCTGCCGGCGTGCCGCCTACGGTTTATCGTGACCTGGTGCGGATGCTGCACAAGGTGGAGGCCAGGCCCGTGGTCGATACCAAGGGCGAAATGCTGGCCGAGGCGTTAGAGGCGCGCCCCTTTTTGGTCAAGCCCAACCGCTACGAACTGGAGATGTTCTGCGGGCGAAAACTTTTGACCTTGGACGACGTGCTGCAAGAAGCGGTCAAAATGCAGGCCAGGAGCACTTATGTGTGCGTTTCGCTGGGCGAGGAAGGCGCGCTGCTGGTGGGGCCGGAGGGCGCTTACCACGCGACAGCCCCGCGAGTGCGGGTGCGCTCGACGGTGGGGGCGGGGGACTCGCTGGTGGGCGGCCTGGTGGCCGGCCTGACCCGCCGCTTGCCGCTGGAAGGCGTCCTTCGGCTGGCAGTCAGTTGCGGCAGCGGGACGGCCGCGCACCCCGGCACGGCGTTGTTTGCGCCGGAGGAACTTGACGGATTGATGGCGCAGGTGAAGGTGCGCAGGCTGGCATAG
- a CDS encoding divalent metal cation transporter, with amino-acid sequence MANKRLESEEARAKELLKESLPALITGGAGDDPAGVLTYTVVGATTGFSQLWLLVLSTPMLAAANSMAARIAVAAHDGLAAVVRKRYGRAAALIIVLVLAIANIATIAADAAGVASALQIATGVRWEFFVPLILVSLLVVLHRGYTQIKRILVFLTAVLLAYVAAAIMAKPDWAALLQATFAPHIGGHKAWTMASLGLLGTTISPYLLFWQAGEEVEELQEGITIQASETGLGVWPGMVYSNLIAFFIIVAAAMTIHAGGGHIQSVADAAQALAPLGKAGVAIFIVGIVGSGLLALPVLAGSTAYAIAELMGWPEGFGARGAHARGFLVVLVAALGGGMLISLWPNFRPAEALYYSQVLDGVLLPVLMLILLVLSNDRRVVGSAKNPLWVNGIAAFTILIAFAADAAALVLH; translated from the coding sequence ATGGCAAATAAGCGCCTGGAAAGCGAGGAAGCCAGGGCGAAAGAACTGTTGAAAGAGTCGCTGCCGGCCTTGATCACAGGGGGCGCGGGGGATGACCCGGCAGGGGTGTTGACCTATACGGTGGTGGGCGCGACCACCGGGTTCAGCCAGTTGTGGCTGTTGGTGCTTTCGACGCCCATGCTGGCCGCAGCGAACAGTATGGCCGCGCGGATTGCGGTTGCTGCCCATGATGGCCTTGCCGCGGTGGTGAGGAAGCGGTACGGGCGGGCGGCGGCACTAATCATTGTGCTGGTTTTAGCCATCGCCAACATTGCTACCATTGCTGCCGATGCTGCCGGGGTGGCTTCTGCGCTTCAGATTGCCACGGGGGTTCGCTGGGAGTTTTTTGTCCCCCTCATTTTGGTCTCGCTGTTGGTGGTGCTTCACCGTGGTTATACCCAAATCAAGCGCATTTTGGTGTTCCTCACGGCGGTGCTTTTGGCTTATGTGGCCGCTGCTATCATGGCAAAGCCCGATTGGGCGGCGCTTCTGCAGGCCACTTTCGCGCCCCATATCGGCGGCCATAAAGCGTGGACGATGGCTTCCCTGGGGCTTCTGGGCACGACCATCTCGCCCTACTTGCTGTTCTGGCAGGCAGGCGAGGAGGTTGAGGAATTGCAGGAAGGCATTACCATTCAGGCCAGCGAAACAGGGCTGGGGGTGTGGCCGGGCATGGTGTATAGCAACCTCATCGCGTTTTTCATCATTGTGGCTGCGGCCATGACCATCCACGCGGGGGGAGGTCATATTCAGAGCGTGGCCGACGCCGCCCAGGCGCTCGCGCCGCTGGGCAAAGCAGGCGTTGCCATTTTCATCGTGGGCATTGTCGGCTCGGGGTTGTTGGCGCTGCCTGTGCTGGCGGGTTCCACGGCCTATGCCATTGCCGAGTTGATGGGCTGGCCGGAGGGCTTTGGCGCGAGAGGCGCGCACGCTCGTGGTTTCCTGGTGGTGCTGGTGGCAGCGCTGGGAGGCGGTATGCTCATTTCTTTGTGGCCGAATTTTCGCCCTGCCGAGGCATTGTATTACTCGCAAGTGTTGGATGGCGTGTTGCTGCCGGTGTTGATGCTCATTTTGTTGGTGCTTTCCAACGATCGGCGTGTGGTGGGAAGCGCCAAAAATCCGCTGTGGGTGAATGGCATTGCTGCTTTTACCATTCTCATCGCCTTTGCGGCTGATGCGGCCGCGCTCGTGTTGCATTAA
- a CDS encoding amino acid permease, with the protein MRKGKISLVEAIAMAVGTMIGASIFSIFGVGVQIAGRDLPWAFVVSGVYAAMVAYSYGKMGSKIVSNAGPIAFILKGLGDSPLVGTLSILMWLSFVVSISLFASGFAGYFLPLIGLSAPVVKMGVEVLVIALFGSLNYFGGAKAVGKAEFWIVMVKLTVLGVFIVAGFTVLHPGYLKPDASPTGLNGVLAASIIFFLSYMGFGLVTNASENMKDPQRNVPRAIYISIVIVMIVYIGVSVAAVGALPMGELQKFGENALAVAAEPALGQFGFLLLSIGALFSISSALNATLYGGANVAYALMKDGELPLPEEYSRKEWFSEHLGLYLTAVLGMVFALFFDIGEIASMTSLIMTVIYIFVLYAHLLLAEEVGGHRGIVFFNLMVISLVAIELVINQWHQDKPLFFTSLGLFVLSYALEVLYYRRKRQLKASLLSRAAPR; encoded by the coding sequence ATGCGTAAAGGCAAAATTTCGTTAGTCGAAGCCATCGCTATGGCCGTGGGCACCATGATTGGCGCCAGTATCTTTTCGATTTTCGGGGTGGGCGTTCAAATTGCAGGCCGAGATCTCCCCTGGGCGTTTGTCGTCTCGGGGGTCTATGCGGCCATGGTGGCATATTCCTACGGCAAGATGGGAAGCAAAATTGTCTCGAACGCGGGGCCGATTGCCTTTATCTTGAAAGGGCTGGGCGACTCCCCTCTTGTGGGGACTTTGAGCATCCTCATGTGGCTTAGTTTTGTGGTCTCGATTTCGCTTTTTGCGTCGGGCTTTGCTGGCTATTTTTTGCCTTTGATTGGCTTGAGTGCACCGGTGGTGAAGATGGGGGTTGAAGTGCTGGTGATTGCTTTGTTCGGCTCGTTGAATTATTTCGGCGGGGCAAAGGCCGTGGGCAAAGCGGAGTTTTGGATTGTGATGGTCAAACTCACGGTGTTGGGCGTGTTTATTGTCGCTGGCTTCACCGTGCTCCACCCCGGATATCTCAAGCCCGATGCCTCACCGACTGGCCTGAACGGCGTACTCGCGGCTTCGATTATTTTCTTCCTCTCTTACATGGGCTTTGGTTTGGTGACCAATGCCAGCGAAAACATGAAAGACCCGCAGCGCAACGTGCCCCGGGCGATTTATATCAGTATCGTCATTGTGATGATTGTCTATATTGGCGTCTCGGTGGCGGCTGTGGGCGCTTTGCCCATGGGTGAACTGCAAAAATTTGGGGAGAATGCCCTCGCCGTGGCTGCTGAACCGGCGCTGGGGCAGTTTGGCTTCCTGCTTCTTAGCATTGGTGCCCTTTTCTCGATATCCTCAGCCTTGAATGCCACCCTTTACGGGGGGGCCAACGTCGCGTACGCTTTGATGAAAGATGGTGAACTGCCTTTGCCCGAGGAGTATTCGCGGAAAGAGTGGTTTAGTGAGCATTTGGGGTTGTATCTTACGGCGGTGCTGGGTATGGTTTTCGCCCTGTTTTTTGACATTGGCGAAATTGCTTCTATGACCAGTTTGATTATGACGGTCATTTACATTTTCGTGCTTTATGCGCACCTCTTGTTGGCTGAGGAAGTAGGGGGGCACCGCGGCATTGTCTTTTTCAACCTGATGGTCATCTCGCTGGTGGCGATTGAGTTGGTGATCAACCAATGGCACCAAGACAAGCCTTTGTTTTTCACTTCCCTCGGCCTTTTCGTGCTGAGTTATGCGTTAGAGGTGCTGTACTATCGGCGAAAGCGGCAGTTGAAAGCCTCTTTGCTCTCACGAGCGGCACCAAGGTGA